The genomic interval CAAATCTCAGAAATGAAAGATTCAATAAACTCTCCATGGGAAACTATCAATACGTTCTCGTATCCGCCCCTAACAAGTCTCTCAATGAGGGTTCTAGCGCGAAGCTTAGTGATCAGAATGTGTTCGCCATTTGGCATACATGAGTTATATGGATCGATTTTTCTCATTTTCTTAACATGAGCCCGCTGTTCGCTTGATAGCTCAAGAACGTCGCCCCAATTACGCTCGCCAATCAGTGGATCTATTGATACTTCTGCTGACGTCATTCCCGCTTCAATAAGGATGTGCCCCATCGTTTCCTTAGCTCTTGTATGATCTGAGCAAACAATGTAATCAAAAGATAGACGGTCAATGTCTGCTTGCTGATCACGTTTAAGCGCAAGGCCCGTTTCTTTGGCCTGTTTGACTCCTACCGGGGTTAATTTAACCTCTCGATCTGGAGTTCTTTTTACGAAGTCCGGAGCCGATTTGATCTTTCCTGAATCCAACAACCTATTAAAGATATTTGCTTCAGATTCACCGTGACGGATCAGTGTGATTTTTGAAGGTAGGCCCATAGGATCTCCTTAGAATTGTTGATTGGAGTTACTCATTAAGATTTCGTGGCATTGACATCTGATATGGCAATTGTTGAGTTTGAAATTTGTTGATTTTGACCAATCCACAATTCAACCATCCAAGGACGATTACCACTTCCTCCGGATCCGCATTCAACTACAAATACGCCTACCTGACCTGCGGGAGCTCGCTGTCCCTCAGAGAGTTGTTCCGCCTGGTGCCAGAGGACTGTGTCTGAACTTCCACAATAAACTCTTTCTGTTGATACAGAGAGGGCACCAAGTTTCTTTAGGGCGAATCCATAAAGAAGATCCCCATCGCTCAAGGCGAAGCTTGGTTTTTCATAATGACATTTGATCGACATGGGGTACTTTTTGAGTGTTCTACTATTCTTTGAATAGGCCATGATCGCGTCAAGAACGGCGCCCTTGAGCTCATCAGGAACCATCGCGATTCTTTCCCAAATTTGTGAAGTAGCCTCGAGCTTGTTTTTGGCTTTAAAGAAGCTATTCATATAGTTCTCCTCGCTATCAGTAATTTATATCAACAATGACGCCGTATGTAAATGATAAGACATTAAAATGCCTCATTTGGTAACAAATTTTTGTAAAATGTATACTTTTGGTAAAAAACGACGCAAAAACAGTAAGTTAATACATTTTAATGAAGCTTTGTGTTATTCTGAGGTCTCTAGCGAAAGAGGTGCCTATGAGATTCGGAATCAGAAACAAACAGACGAAAGTCGTTATGGTTTTGAACTACGAACTTGAAACCTTTGGTCCCGCATACATGACTTATGAGCGACCTGTTTTTTTCGTTGAAGAAATGACTGATGTGACATCAGGAATGCCAGTTTGGACAACGGACTCCGCTGAGGTGGCGCAAAAGGTGATTTACGAATGTTACAAAGGCCAAGAAACCGTCGCATATCCAAAAATAGAAAAATCCTGGGGCGAAGAGGGTAAAGCTGAATACGAAGTTTTTGTTATCGGTATGGAACAAAAAGGGCAAAACAACATTCTTGCACTTTCAGTCGCGAGACTCGGAAAAGCTAAGTTGTATCTTCAAAAGCTTTCTCCAGGTAAGCCTGTAACTGTCAGCGCTGTTGCTAAAGAAGTTGGGTTTAAAGCATCCGCTGTCTTGGAATTTATTGAGAATAAACCAGGGCATTTTGAAACTGAGGCTGTGCAAGTAGGAAGAACTAAGAGTCTTGCAATTAAAAATGTATATGATCTTGTGAGAGATAATCCGAAAACACAGGAGTATTTGGATTTTAAAATCAAGATCAATCAAAAATCTATCACTATCAGCTACTACGACAACTACGGTTTTGTTTCCGGATACTACATACAACCTTCCAAGGATAAGTTGGAAATCCAGTACATGAATACCCCAGAGAAGGTTTCGGAAATCAGCAAGGCTTTGTCATTAAAGCAAGCGAGTTACACCATTGGAGGCTTTGGAGATTCCAGCACTTATCAACCAAAAGATGCATACGAAATTTCATATTCACAGCTTAAGCAGTTGATGGATGAAGGTTGGACGGTTATTGGGGAGTTTTTGGAGAAACCAGATTCAAAGAACATGAATAGTGACAACACTTACAAGTTGAATAAGAAGTAGTTTCGTAAATTTTCAGACAAGGTTTACAGATTGGAGTTCATGTGTCGGATAGTAAAATGATTTATGCTCAGACATTCAATCCACTTCGTTCGCCGTTTAAGCAAAGCAAGAACGCAAAATCAGTCCACACCGAGGTCTATTGCACTAATTCTGAGAATTGCGAAGTTTTCAAAAGTGGTGAGTGTATTCTTAGATGCCCTTCTTTGAATGGAAAACATTGTCCATACGGACGCGAGAAAAAAGAATACGGATACACCTCCAGATCAAAAGACTTTTATTCATGGATAAATAAAAAAGAGGAAATATCTGCGAAATTCAAAGAATCACTCAAGGGCGCAAGGCCCAGAATGGTTATCGTGGGTGACTGGGTTTACATGCCATACTCTCTTTTTAATGCATTCTCGAACACCGTGGAATTTATCCATCGTGACGAATTCATTCACAAAGACAACTTCACGGCGAAAAATCTTCTTTTCCTTCTGAAGAGAAGGCCAGAAGCGCTTTTTGGTGGTGAAATAGCTTCCTACCAGAAGGAGGAAGTTCCTAAGATTGTGACGCACTTGAAGGAAGTCTTCCCAGACATCTATGGCGAAGTGATCAAACTTGATCCCGATCTTGCTAGGCACATACCCAAAAGCAACATTGGCAGAAAAGCCCTTCTTAAGACTTTAAAGCCAAATGTCGGTCATTACGTCAAGAAGGACTATCCTGAAAAGTGGTTCTGGGACGGGGAGTACCTATCTTCAAATGAAGACAAGATTCTCTTCCCGATCTGTCGTGGTGATGAATACATCATCAAGATCAAGCCGCGC from Bdellovibrio sp. BCCA carries:
- a CDS encoding histidine phosphatase family protein translates to MGLPSKITLIRHGESEANIFNRLLDSGKIKSAPDFVKRTPDREVKLTPVGVKQAKETGLALKRDQQADIDRLSFDYIVCSDHTRAKETMGHILIEAGMTSAEVSIDPLIGERNWGDVLELSSEQRAHVKKMRKIDPYNSCMPNGEHILITKLRARTLIERLVRGGYENVLIVSHGEFIESFISEICKMRTEKFKEFFHDSQVGDIKNCQVITVLSEGGKAKKIHSRNFFYGIDHGEIGIPKEKMTPSDLLAETAKVQGFLDKIPEANQEEEA